A stretch of the Symmachiella macrocystis genome encodes the following:
- a CDS encoding PQQ-binding-like beta-propeller repeat protein, which translates to MRQTKLLAFIVVLSLSRFGYADDWPQWLGPERDSIWRETGIIEKFPDEGPPVKWRMPVDLGYSGPAVADGRVFVTDYVKESGDIINSPGGRNKLNGKERVLCFSAETGEELWKYEYDRTYNLSYAAGPRCTPTVAGGKVYTLGAEGDLVCLTADTGELVWRKDLTKEYNTTAPIWGFSGHPLVDGDLLYCLVGGKGSVAVAFNKDSGKEVWRALSADPQGYCPPTMIEAAGIKQLLIWDPYNLNSLEPKTGKVLWSVPLQPAYEMSIIAPRQSGDLLFASGIGRVGVMLKLDDEKPGVSELWRGKAKKAVYSAEATPILEDGMIYGVDCHDGALVGARIEDGERLWQTRVPTSGGKRRADHGTAFLVKQEDRYFLFSETGDLIIAKLSPEGYDEISRFHAIEPTNEAFGRPVVWAHPAFAEKSAFIRNDKEIIRVDLAE; encoded by the coding sequence ATGCGACAGACGAAATTGTTGGCTTTTATTGTGGTGCTCAGTTTGTCTCGGTTTGGATATGCCGACGACTGGCCGCAATGGTTGGGGCCGGAGCGGGATAGCATTTGGCGGGAAACGGGCATCATCGAAAAGTTTCCAGACGAAGGGCCTCCCGTGAAATGGCGGATGCCGGTCGACTTGGGTTATTCCGGACCGGCGGTCGCCGACGGACGCGTGTTTGTGACCGACTATGTAAAAGAGTCGGGCGACATCATTAACAGCCCGGGCGGTCGGAACAAACTGAATGGAAAAGAACGCGTGCTCTGTTTCTCGGCTGAAACGGGTGAAGAGCTTTGGAAGTACGAATACGACCGGACCTACAACCTCTCCTACGCCGCCGGTCCCCGCTGCACACCGACCGTTGCGGGAGGCAAGGTTTACACGCTGGGCGCCGAGGGCGATTTGGTCTGTCTGACCGCTGACACGGGGGAACTTGTTTGGCGGAAGGACCTGACCAAAGAATACAACACGACCGCCCCGATCTGGGGTTTCTCCGGGCATCCGTTGGTGGACGGGGATTTGCTGTATTGCCTCGTGGGAGGCAAAGGGAGCGTGGCGGTCGCGTTTAACAAGGATTCCGGCAAAGAAGTCTGGCGGGCGCTTTCTGCCGACCCGCAAGGCTACTGTCCCCCGACAATGATCGAAGCGGCTGGCATCAAACAACTCTTGATCTGGGATCCGTACAACCTCAACAGCTTGGAGCCCAAGACTGGAAAAGTGTTGTGGAGTGTGCCGCTGCAACCCGCCTATGAAATGTCGATCATCGCGCCACGACAGTCGGGCGATTTGCTGTTTGCCAGTGGCATTGGCCGCGTGGGAGTCATGCTGAAACTGGATGACGAGAAACCAGGCGTAAGTGAATTGTGGCGGGGAAAAGCCAAGAAGGCCGTTTATTCCGCCGAAGCGACGCCGATTCTTGAGGATGGGATGATCTACGGCGTCGATTGCCACGACGGAGCTCTTGTCGGTGCCCGCATCGAGGATGGGGAACGACTGTGGCAAACTCGCGTGCCGACCAGTGGCGGTAAACGCCGCGCCGATCACGGCACCGCGTTTTTGGTCAAACAGGAGGACCGGTATTTCCTCTTCAGTGAAACCGGTGACTTGATCATCGCCAAATTGTCGCCCGAAGGGTACGACGAAATCAGTCGGTTCCACGCCATTGAACCGACGAATGAAGCGTTCGGCCGCCCGGTGGTCTGGGCGCATCCCGCCTTCGCGGAGAAATCAGCATTTATCCGCAATGACAAGGAGATTATTCGGGTCGATCTGGCGGAATGA
- a CDS encoding Glu/Leu/Phe/Val family dehydrogenase — translation MSSFDAARLYFEQAAEHMGLSQNMRTLLLTPERELKVQVAIERDNGEIGTFIGYRIQHNSARGPMKGGLRFHHEVNADEVLTLASLMTWKTALVNIPYGGAKGGVSVNVRNLSPGELERLTRKFVDEIHDFIGPDKDIPAPDMGTDAQVMAWIMNQYSKYHGFNPACVTGKPLELHGADGRMEATGRGVGLCTAEVLRRKKMDINGTTIAIQGFGNVGTFTAKFLHDQGAKIVGVTDVSGGVWNAEGLDVPELIRYAQEHRGIAGFEGTEPISNDDLLTSEVDVLIPAAVGGVLNVENAPHVRAKIIIEAANNPTVPEADESFNDREILILPDILANAGGVIVSYFEWVQNRQHFRWDLERVRKELDRIMLESLNKVWKIAEEKGVSLRTASYIIGLGRVGRATVLGGM, via the coding sequence ATGAGTTCATTTGATGCTGCCCGGTTATATTTTGAGCAGGCCGCGGAGCACATGGGCCTATCTCAAAACATGCGAACGTTGTTGTTAACTCCCGAGCGGGAACTCAAAGTCCAAGTCGCCATTGAACGCGACAACGGCGAGATCGGAACGTTTATTGGTTATCGGATTCAGCACAACAGCGCGCGCGGCCCGATGAAGGGCGGCTTGCGGTTTCACCATGAGGTCAACGCCGATGAGGTGCTGACGTTGGCATCGTTGATGACGTGGAAAACTGCGCTGGTGAATATTCCTTACGGCGGTGCCAAGGGCGGGGTCTCGGTTAATGTCCGCAATTTGAGTCCCGGCGAATTAGAACGACTCACGCGCAAGTTTGTGGATGAAATCCATGACTTCATTGGCCCCGACAAGGATATTCCTGCGCCCGACATGGGAACCGATGCCCAGGTCATGGCCTGGATCATGAACCAGTACTCAAAATATCATGGCTTCAACCCCGCCTGCGTCACCGGCAAGCCGCTAGAATTGCATGGAGCGGACGGACGTATGGAAGCCACCGGTCGTGGGGTCGGATTGTGCACGGCGGAAGTCTTGCGACGCAAAAAAATGGACATCAACGGCACAACGATCGCGATTCAAGGCTTCGGGAACGTCGGTACATTCACAGCCAAGTTCCTGCACGACCAAGGCGCCAAGATTGTGGGAGTCACCGATGTTTCCGGCGGTGTCTGGAATGCAGAGGGTCTGGATGTCCCGGAGTTAATCCGTTACGCCCAAGAACATCGCGGCATTGCCGGGTTTGAAGGGACCGAGCCAATCAGTAACGACGATTTGCTCACCAGCGAGGTCGATGTGTTGATTCCCGCAGCTGTGGGGGGCGTGTTGAATGTAGAAAACGCCCCGCACGTGCGGGCAAAAATCATTATTGAAGCGGCCAACAACCCGACCGTTCCCGAAGCGGACGAAAGCTTCAATGATCGCGAAATATTAATTCTCCCGGACATTTTGGCCAACGCCGGGGGTGTGATCGTCAGTTATTTTGAATGGGTGCAAAACCGCCAACACTTCCGCTGGGACTTGGAACGGGTGCGTAAAGAACTGGATCGCATCATGTTGGAAAGTCTCAACAAGGTTTGGAAAATCGCGGAAGAAAAAGGAGTGTCGCTCAGGACTGCTTCGTACATTATTGGATTGGGGCGTGTGGGCCGCGCTACCGTGTTGGGAGGAATGTAA
- a CDS encoding aldo/keto reductase translates to MIKKTLGRTGLEVTQLGYGSMGLRGPNTWGVRTVNDAAAELFLNAVLDAGINFIDTAPDYGISEQRIGQYIGSRRNEYYLATKCGCAYTQHFDHIDIDHVWTKEVVQRNIETSLERLQTDHIDLLQFHGGDAQGLQSAGLIELLMDYRDQGVIRFIGSSSSLPRLPGLIELGVFDTFQIPYSCIAPGHHDWITKAAETGAGIIIRGGIAHGGPDAEIQRDALNQVWSGAELDELLTEGMNRAELILRYTISHPHCDTTIVGTCNADHLAENVAAIEKGALPAELYNEITTRVAALGA, encoded by the coding sequence ATGATTAAAAAAACATTAGGCCGTACCGGACTGGAAGTCACGCAGCTAGGCTACGGCAGCATGGGGCTGCGGGGACCGAACACCTGGGGCGTCCGCACGGTCAATGACGCAGCGGCCGAGTTATTCCTGAATGCGGTGCTGGATGCGGGAATCAATTTCATCGACACCGCCCCGGATTATGGAATCAGTGAACAGCGCATCGGCCAATACATCGGTTCCCGCCGCAACGAGTATTATCTAGCGACCAAGTGCGGTTGTGCCTATACGCAACATTTCGATCACATCGATATCGATCACGTTTGGACCAAAGAGGTCGTGCAGCGGAATATTGAAACGAGTCTTGAGCGACTGCAAACCGATCATATTGATCTGCTTCAGTTTCACGGAGGCGACGCACAGGGACTGCAGAGCGCGGGGTTGATCGAGTTGCTGATGGACTATCGCGATCAAGGCGTGATCCGCTTCATCGGGTCCTCCAGTTCGTTGCCGCGGCTTCCCGGACTGATCGAATTGGGTGTGTTCGACACATTTCAAATTCCCTATTCCTGCATCGCACCGGGGCATCACGATTGGATAACGAAAGCCGCTGAGACCGGCGCGGGAATTATCATTCGCGGGGGAATTGCGCACGGCGGTCCCGATGCGGAGATCCAACGCGATGCACTCAACCAAGTATGGAGCGGTGCTGAGCTGGATGAACTGCTTACGGAGGGCATGAACCGCGCCGAGCTCATTCTGCGTTACACGATTTCGCACCCACACTGCGATACCACGATCGTCGGCACCTGCAACGCGGATCATCTGGCGGAAAACGTCGCCGCCATCGAAAAAGGGGCACTACCCGCAGAGCTATACAACGAAATCACGACCCGCGTCGCCGCGCTGGGGGCATAG
- a CDS encoding DUF3738 domain-containing protein, whose protein sequence is MSVSRLALQTAEPQCRRQSLHVVAALLVLCIVSTVGRAEDPADEQRFRPPPPIDTELSRTKDVSIIRIEESDEDDDIWDNHHGYWKHEQRDHRFGRLRVKDESLLQLLCGECRISPLRVFGGNRLPEGRYNVVIKGLPKTGSRAYAADQLSRALETSFDIKIVREVREIPVLTLMPLKEAAGNIGKKLENRKDDDHSQSVSTSSDGDGVTEVEYQGTLASFVEYLEDEIGEAVVNVIELSGQVTLKFDHETVPDVDDSDYDYYTAETLIELRRRRLEDIDRSLRKYGLTLCRTQQRVKGIFITPQRSQRSDETAQPIKQVAGTDADVVE, encoded by the coding sequence ATGTCTGTCTCACGCCTAGCGCTTCAAACGGCAGAGCCACAATGCCGCCGACAGTCTCTTCACGTGGTTGCGGCACTGCTGGTTTTGTGCATTGTTTCCACTGTCGGACGTGCGGAGGATCCCGCCGACGAACAGCGCTTCCGACCGCCGCCGCCAATTGATACGGAGTTGTCGCGCACCAAAGATGTGAGCATCATCCGGATCGAAGAGAGCGACGAGGACGATGACATTTGGGACAACCACCATGGTTACTGGAAGCACGAACAACGCGATCACCGATTCGGTCGCCTGCGTGTGAAAGACGAATCGCTGTTGCAGTTGCTCTGTGGCGAATGCCGCATTTCGCCGTTGCGCGTCTTTGGCGGAAATCGCCTTCCCGAGGGGCGGTACAATGTCGTCATCAAGGGGCTACCCAAGACCGGTTCCCGCGCCTATGCGGCCGACCAATTGTCCCGCGCTTTGGAGACCTCGTTCGACATCAAGATTGTCCGCGAAGTCCGCGAAATTCCCGTTCTCACGCTGATGCCGCTCAAGGAAGCCGCAGGGAACATTGGTAAGAAGCTTGAAAACCGCAAAGATGACGATCATTCGCAAAGCGTGAGTACCAGTTCAGACGGCGACGGCGTGACGGAGGTTGAATACCAGGGGACTCTCGCCAGTTTTGTCGAGTACCTTGAGGATGAAATCGGCGAGGCTGTGGTCAATGTGATCGAGCTGAGTGGACAAGTTACGCTGAAGTTCGATCACGAAACCGTCCCGGATGTCGATGATTCCGACTACGATTACTACACCGCTGAAACGCTGATCGAGCTTCGCCGTCGGCGATTGGAAGACATCGACAGAAGCTTGCGCAAATACGGCCTCACACTGTGCCGTACGCAGCAGCGCGTTAAGGGGATCTTCATTACGCCGCAGCGGAGTCAGCGGTCCGACGAGACCGCACAGCCCATCAAGCAGGTTGCCGGAACTGATGCGGATGTTGTCGAATGA
- the treZ gene encoding malto-oligosyltrehalose trehalohydrolase codes for MNTPSQHDRPVLTNQILATDLDGTLIPLADNPANTADLSLLAAQLQSHHVTLIFITGRHFASAQTAIEQHQLPQPDWLICDVGTSIFHRQSDGTLKTVHAYAEHLGEIVAKMPVDELKQHLSAIDGLRLQESEKQGPFKLSYYADAAQLDCLVEQIKQKLSQTAAPYSIIHSVDPFNGDGLIDLLPSGGSKAHALAWWVEQNDLHQDAIVFAGDSGNDLAALTAGYRAIVVGNANRAVAQQAYAAHRTAGWENRLYLATQPATTGVWEGCRWFGLVDREKSLPQKLGATPIGDQATYFRVWAPDRRRVEVEIDNGQTTVTHALQKGESGYFTGVVPEAAAKARYQYRLDDGTVRPDPASRYQPDGVHGPSQIINPLAFPWTDKNWPGIAKRDLVIYELHIGAFTQAGDFQAATAQLPELSALGITAVEVMPVAQTPGQWNWGYDGVNLFAVRNTYGEPDDFKRFVDACHAAGMAVILDVVYNHVGPEGNYLTEFGPYASTKHHTPWGDAFNYDEPGSTEVRQFVIDNALFWLEDYHLDGLRLDAAHFIKDDSRPAIVDELRRDVSRYAESIDRTIHLIAETNMFDQESLNDQVDRLAFDGVWCDCIMHAIYAHALPDLRIAHREYLGGDLADALQYGFVYFGRDEKRIEASQRRDLSRNAAGKSYIESFIIGLQTHDSVGNHPQGQRIHQLTSKAFQKAAAALTLLYPGIPIIFMGEEFAIDAPFPFFVDFENASLKQAVDSGRAREFPQHVWGDFLLPSQSDTFYQAKHDVPDRRDEEMFAWYRDLIALRKQGLAEAWLSADSMAAGYDPQTEIFFLRFRKDSGTEVIVQTRLIGPAESPDKAVSIPMEGTVLLSSAKLPQSDNQNITLHPNQVVISQTS; via the coding sequence CCCCGTTTTGACAAATCAAATCTTGGCGACCGATCTCGACGGCACGCTGATTCCACTCGCTGACAATCCTGCAAATACCGCCGACTTGTCCCTGTTAGCAGCGCAATTGCAGAGTCATCACGTCACGTTGATTTTTATCACGGGCCGGCATTTCGCATCCGCTCAAACGGCAATCGAGCAGCACCAACTACCACAACCTGACTGGCTGATTTGCGATGTAGGAACGTCAATCTTTCATCGGCAGTCCGACGGCACTCTCAAGACGGTCCATGCTTATGCGGAACATCTTGGCGAGATCGTCGCTAAAATGCCTGTCGATGAATTGAAGCAGCATCTATCCGCTATCGACGGGTTGCGACTACAAGAATCAGAGAAACAGGGGCCGTTCAAGCTCAGTTACTACGCCGATGCCGCGCAGCTGGATTGCTTGGTCGAGCAAATCAAACAGAAACTCTCGCAAACCGCCGCACCCTATTCAATTATCCACAGCGTCGATCCTTTCAACGGCGATGGCTTAATCGATCTACTCCCCAGTGGGGGCTCTAAGGCGCACGCATTAGCTTGGTGGGTCGAACAGAATGATCTGCATCAGGATGCAATTGTCTTCGCGGGCGATTCGGGCAACGATCTGGCAGCACTGACAGCTGGTTATCGGGCGATTGTTGTGGGGAATGCGAACCGTGCAGTCGCGCAACAGGCGTATGCGGCGCATCGCACTGCCGGTTGGGAAAACCGACTGTATCTGGCGACCCAGCCAGCCACCACCGGGGTCTGGGAAGGGTGTCGTTGGTTTGGATTGGTTGATCGCGAGAAATCCTTGCCCCAAAAATTGGGAGCCACGCCAATCGGCGATCAGGCCACGTATTTTCGTGTCTGGGCGCCCGATCGGCGTCGTGTCGAAGTGGAAATTGACAACGGTCAAACGACGGTCACGCACGCGTTGCAAAAAGGCGAGTCGGGGTACTTCACCGGCGTTGTGCCAGAGGCCGCTGCAAAGGCCCGCTATCAGTATCGGCTGGACGACGGAACAGTCCGCCCCGATCCAGCCTCACGGTATCAACCCGACGGTGTGCATGGGCCGTCACAAATTATCAACCCCCTCGCATTTCCCTGGACCGATAAGAACTGGCCCGGCATCGCCAAGCGCGATCTCGTCATCTATGAATTGCACATCGGCGCATTTACGCAGGCGGGGGACTTTCAAGCGGCGACGGCGCAACTGCCCGAGTTGTCCGCACTGGGTATCACCGCTGTCGAAGTGATGCCGGTGGCGCAAACGCCCGGGCAGTGGAACTGGGGTTATGATGGTGTGAACCTCTTCGCCGTCCGCAACACCTACGGCGAGCCGGACGACTTTAAACGTTTCGTCGATGCTTGCCATGCGGCGGGTATGGCGGTGATCCTCGACGTGGTCTACAACCACGTTGGACCGGAAGGAAATTATCTGACCGAGTTCGGTCCCTATGCATCCACGAAACATCACACCCCCTGGGGCGACGCCTTTAACTATGATGAACCGGGCTCCACAGAGGTGCGGCAGTTTGTCATCGACAATGCCCTGTTCTGGCTGGAGGATTATCATCTCGATGGACTGCGGCTAGATGCGGCGCACTTTATAAAAGACGACAGCCGTCCGGCAATTGTGGATGAATTGCGCCGCGACGTGTCCCGCTACGCTGAATCGATCGACCGCACGATTCATTTGATCGCCGAGACAAACATGTTTGATCAGGAATCGCTGAACGACCAAGTCGATCGGTTGGCATTCGACGGCGTCTGGTGCGACTGTATAATGCATGCGATCTATGCACATGCATTACCCGATCTACGGATCGCCCATCGAGAATACCTCGGTGGCGATTTGGCCGACGCGCTGCAATACGGGTTTGTCTATTTCGGTCGCGACGAAAAACGCATCGAGGCATCGCAACGCCGAGATCTGTCACGCAACGCCGCAGGGAAGTCCTACATCGAGTCGTTCATCATCGGCTTGCAAACACACGACTCCGTTGGCAATCACCCACAAGGCCAGAGGATTCATCAATTGACATCCAAGGCGTTTCAAAAAGCGGCGGCGGCATTAACGCTATTGTATCCCGGCATCCCGATCATTTTTATGGGCGAAGAATTCGCGATCGATGCGCCGTTTCCGTTCTTCGTCGACTTTGAAAATGCGTCACTGAAACAAGCTGTCGATTCGGGCCGGGCTCGTGAATTTCCACAACACGTCTGGGGCGATTTTCTGCTGCCGTCCCAATCCGACACGTTTTATCAAGCCAAACACGATGTCCCCGACCGCCGCGACGAGGAGATGTTCGCCTGGTACCGCGATTTGATCGCACTGCGAAAACAAGGCCTCGCCGAAGCTTGGTTGTCCGCCGACAGCATGGCGGCCGGTTATGATCCGCAGACTGAAATCTTTTTCCTGCGCTTTCGAAAAGATTCCGGAACAGAGGTCATCGTGCAAACACGGCTCATAGGCCCCGCTGAAAGTCCCGACAAAGCCGTCTCGATTCCGATGGAGGGCACTGTGCTCTTATCGTCCGCAAAACTCCCGCAGTCCGACAACCAAAACATCACGCTACATCCCAACCAAGTCGTCATCAGCCAGACCTCGTGA
- a CDS encoding cyclic nucleotide-binding domain-containing protein gives MSKYTAADFIDCPMFVNMSTEELQKVVNLMSIEDYSAGETIFSEGDSHAVIWIIIDGRCKVTKKTRDGGQRDLAVLARMRTFGEMSFFHPAPHSATVTAETDVTVARLDRARFHSLVDLGSQAALKIAYNTIAVVSERLRAMDEYVGQIIKSGETPRSGQEWGEFRAKLYSEWQF, from the coding sequence GTGTCGAAATACACTGCGGCAGATTTTATCGACTGTCCGATGTTCGTGAACATGTCGACCGAGGAATTGCAAAAAGTCGTCAACCTGATGTCGATCGAAGACTACAGCGCCGGAGAGACGATTTTTTCCGAAGGAGACTCGCACGCAGTCATTTGGATCATCATCGATGGACGCTGCAAAGTGACCAAAAAAACCCGCGATGGCGGGCAGCGCGATCTGGCAGTGCTGGCACGGATGCGGACGTTCGGCGAGATGTCGTTTTTCCACCCCGCCCCGCATTCGGCCACCGTAACCGCCGAAACCGATGTGACCGTCGCACGTCTAGATCGAGCGCGGTTCCACAGCTTGGTTGACTTGGGTTCCCAAGCGGCGCTGAAAATTGCCTATAACACGATCGCCGTTGTCTCGGAACGTTTGCGAGCGATGGATGAATACGTCGGGCAGATCATCAAATCGGGCGAAACACCACGCAGCGGCCAAGAATGGGGCGAGTTTCGCGCCAAGCTCTACAGCGAATGGCAGTTTTGA